The Negativicoccus succinicivorans genome contains the following window.
AATGAATACTGGGCGGCTCCAATGATGGCGCGGGCATCGTTTGATAGCGCACCTTCCACGCCTCTTTTCCCCGGCAGTCAAAAGGTATCGATGCGCGTCAGCCTCGTGTTTGAGTTAGTCGATTAAAGGAGTTCATATGGCAACAGAATGGAATACTCTGACTCCCGCCGAAGCCGCCGCCAAATTTATCGGCGCTGTTCGCGGCGGTGTATTTTTAACGACAGGTACGCTTACCGAAGCCAACTCAATGTATTTAAATTGGGGATCGATCGGTTACCGTTGGCGACGATATGTTGTCACGATTTGCGTAAAGCCGTCACGATACACGCATGAACTTTTAGAAAAAAGGGATGAGTTTACGATCTCCGTCCCCTTGCTTGATGATTATCGCCCAATGCTTCAATATTGTGGCACGCACAGCGGCCGCGATGAAGATAAAATAAGCGCGGCGGGTCTGACTCTTTGCGCTCCCAAACAAGGCAGTACA
Protein-coding sequences here:
- a CDS encoding flavin reductase family protein, which gives rise to MATEWNTLTPAEAAAKFIGAVRGGVFLTTGTLTEANSMYLNWGSIGYRWRRYVVTICVKPSRYTHELLEKRDEFTISVPLLDDYRPMLQYCGTHSGRDEDKISAAGLTLCAPKQGSTPVLGGTGWMHLECRTLQSLAFPKESLDPEIFSFFYDRDPDDVHTFYVAEIMSAYEV